The Engystomops pustulosus chromosome 2, aEngPut4.maternal, whole genome shotgun sequence genomic interval TTATACCTTGGtttatttttgggttttttttgtgattttttttctgtatatataaTCCCTGGATGATGAATGCTGCCTGTGAGACGCGGCAGGATCAACAGATCACGTTACACGTCCTACGGAGCGGCGGTCAGTGTGTGGGCTCACTGGCCCGGGGGCTGGACTGTTCCAGCTAGTCATCTGATCGGTCCGCTGCCTTCAGGATTGTTGCTGGAATGTACACTGTTTACATTCCGTGGTCTGAATTCTTACCTagtacttctcacagctgagggtttgttacagtgtgtgcAGTCTGTAGAAATCACATCTCTTATgtcctgttacaatgtatcattagATAGAATGTATCTGCAATTCAGGCTGGatgcaattgtaacaaaccctcagctgtgagaagtataaGGACTTCTGACATTCTGGTGTATTATATGTTATAATCAAGTCACTTCTGATTGGTTCTTCTATCAGGACGGGCAGATATACTGCGGCCTGGTGACCTGTCCCGAACTGGTCTGCTCCTCACCACTGACTGTACCCGACTCCTGCTGTCCAGTGTGCAGAGGTAAGTGGCCACCCCTTGTCTCCTGCACCAGTGTTATATAAGACTTACCTAGTCTGCTGccaaacattataatacacacatcagctgctgcagaacctcttaatacaTCCCTCAGCCACTATAGAACATCATAACgcacacctcggctgctgcagaacctcatagtaaATCCCTCAGCTTCTGCAGGACATCATAACGCACCCCtcggctgctgcaggacatcataACGCACCCCtcggctgctgcaggacatcataACGCAcccctcggctgctgcagaacatcataacgcacccctcggctgctgcagaacatcataacgcacccctcggctgctgcagaacatcataacgcACCCCTCATAGTAAAtccctcggctgctgcagaacaaaTGGCCTCAGCGAATGGTATTTAGTTATTGGATGTGACATGATATTTTCTGAAATTGTACCTGTTCACTGACATGAAGTGGAGGTAGTGAAAAGTTGCGGTGTTTGTTTCTTGCAGACGGCTCGTACGATCGCTCGCTGGAGGAGGAGCCGCTGCAGTTACACAGAGGTGTTGTACGTGACATTCTCCTCTATTTTCTGTATGACGTCCCCAATTACAGATCCCGGGGGGTCCGGAGCCCCCATCATCCCCTCTACCTCCCCAACCTCACACGGCCCAGTCTCTGGCTGTATTCTCACTATGCAATTACAGGGATGTTCCGATCCTCACATGACctgctaagctgcaataccaaatgtCACCACTatatcaggtgtggcgctgttcttATCACATTGTAGCCCCCCATATCAGGTGTGACCACTGCTGTATTTCGGTTTTGATCTCCTGCCCCCTCTGTTGCCTTCCATTAGATTTTGATAAGTGAAGTTTAGGGGGTCTTAGTAGTGTGTGACGTGTCTGTCCCCCGCAGAGACATTCCCAGGACCAGTGTCTTAGCGAGCTGCTCAGCAAGAAAACCCTGGGGGCCACAGAGTCCACCATCGTCAGCTCCTCCCTGGGGTTCAACCCTCGCAGCTTCAAGCAGAAAGGTGGCGGAGGGGGGACGACGGTGAAGATCCTGATGAAGGAGAAGCATAAGAAAGGTGAGCAGGAATATGGACGTCCCCtctcaccaccccccccccctcatgcttTACACTGCGGCTCTGCTTCTCTATAGGCATCTATCAGCAGGtgggaccatacagactgcagccagtgttatgtattgtccctggagagatgtgtaatcagacctttgtgtatattgttagtagcagcagggctgtgaaatacagattttatattttaatgattgtaacttctccaattggactgggggggtgtcctcacactccagtgctctgtgctctctgcagacagtttaAGGTATTGTCCCATAAGAGTTGTGTAATCATACTGTTGTGTAttgtgtaagtagcagcaggactgtgatatttgcATTAATATTCCAGGCTTGTAGTATCTAAAAGTGCACAGTGGgtgtgtgctcacactgctgcgctctctgcCGTCAGTGTAGGGTATTATCACTGTAGAataatgtgtaatcatacatttataaatgtaGTGAGTAGCTGCAGGACTATGATTTATGGATTTCTATTCAatgattgtaacttctccaagcgAACTggggggtgtttcctcacactgctgtgctctgtgccctttgCAGATAGTTTAAGGTATTATACCTAGAGAGATGCGTCATCATACTGTTGTGGATTTttgttagaagcagcaggacagtgatgtatggattaatattccaagATTTCAGCTTCTCTAAGAACTCTGGagctttgtcctcacactgctgtgctctctgcactgacCTACTATACATCCTCCTCTCTGCTCAAAGCGACTTCTTTACTATTTAACTAGAAGACTCCTACATCAAATACTTGTAGAGGCTCAGATCAATTCATTgaacagtgtgtgtgtggggggggggggggggggggggtagggggggtcctcacactgctgtgcttttcaCACTTTTCAATGAATTGATCTAAGCCTCTATGAGTATAAAGTAGTCCCTCAGAGTAGAGGATGGAGGATGTGTAGTAGTTAaatggagcacagcagtgtgaggaaacacctcCAGAGCACTTGGAAAAGATGCTAAAAATTTAgaataattttttgtgttttttaacccACCCCCAACCATCCCAGAGCTACCAGAGTTAGGGCCCCTCCTGCCCTAGAAAACTATTGTTCCTAAAGAGCCTCCATAACCTCCAGAtataggcttaaaggggttttcccacgaaacaagatAGGCGCTATCCACAAGGACCTGCACAGATCATGAGAAAagggggtccgatgtacctctgttggacccctcgtcgctccctgaGATAAGCGGAGCAGACGCTTGCGCACAACCAGTCTGCCCTGCTCATCTCTATGGAGCAATCTCTCCATAGtccgctccatagagatgaatggggcggCCCGGACATGCGCGACcgtctgctccgctcatctcggggagcgacaaATGGTCTGACGGGgccccccgttctcatgatctttgcaggtctcatcactaagacccccacagatcaccttgttaggccctatccacaggataactaACTTATCAgtgagaaaaccccttaaagagCCAGAGAGAGTAGCGGTGTCAGAGGTCGTGATGGGAGTCCTGGCGTGTCCATACACATCCCCcaaatttttaattaaatttagaTTTACAGTTAAGTTTCAGGTATAAACCATATTCCGGTCTGAGGACATTATTCATTATGGagaagatttatcatcaagtttctgaggtaaaactggtctagttgcccatggaaaccaatcagagctcaactttcatttcataaacagctgtgggaaaatgaaagctgggctctgattggttgccatgggcaactagaacaggtcCGCTCTAAGAGACTTCTAATAAAGGCCTCGGCCTTATCCAATGTGCTGCAATCAATTTTCCCagtcatatattttatataaaaagggGGAAAGTAATGTTTCCAGGTTATCTGCAATGTGATCCCTCAGCTGACAGGTCACTACTACCTATAAATATATGATCCGAAATACGACCTGCAAAGGGCCCAGAGTCTGAGGGATTGGGTCTAGAGGGAGTAGGACTGATTTGTCCCCCTCTCCAATTCAGAGGCATACGAGATGCTACCATTGACCTTAACCCTTGCCTTTGGTTGGGAATAGAGCAATCGACCCACATAATAAACCCCAACCTGTGTATCACGGCCCATAAAAAGTTCCAGTCCATTCTGTCAAAGTCTTTGGCAGCCTTGAGGGAAAGGCCCTCAAACTTCAAACTTTGTATATTAATGGAAGTGGAATTCGCCCGGATTGGCCTGTGGGGGTAATAACTTTCAGAAGGCGGTGAGCCGGGGCTTTGGGTAATCTTGACGTCTGCCAATAGTATATATTAAGGCGGTAGGAGTCTGCTCATCTCAGGTCCTTGTCTGGGTTAGGTATGAGGTCTACAATGGCTTCGCGCATTGATGGTGGAAGGGAACCCTGTGTATTAGACTCTTGTAGCACCTGTAATAACCAGGGTAACAGTACCTCTAAAGATTACCCCTGGTAGACCATCTAACCCCGGCGCCTTATCATTGGGGGAGGATCTTCAGTGACATTGGTGATTCTAGGCTTTCCACCGGACACTGAGGCCGTCTGGTTTATGCTATAGCATTGAAATAATCATGTATTCCAGATATATATCGCATCGGAGCTTAGATCTGTAAAACCCTTAGGAAAATACTTGATGTTTTCCATAAATTCAACACTtgatcctttaaaggaaacctaccatcaggtatGTACCTTACAAGGTAGGTCCAATGGTACCATCGGCCTCATCCTccccatactgtatatagtagAATATAAGCAAAACTTATCTTTCAGTTATGCAAATCATCAGCCGCGGCTCTACTGCCATGGAGCAGGAGCTATGGATACTCCTCACCCCTGTAGTAGTGGCCTCTCCCTCCCATCAATGCGTTGGCGCCGCCTTCTGTGCATGCGCCGAACTCCGGCTTCACAATGAGAAAGCTGAAATGACGATAAGGATGCACTGACGCAGCCAATGATTTGCATAAATGAAGGATACGTTTTGCTAAGATTCTACTAAACTCTTAGATATGCTGGATACAGCATGTGGATGACGCCAATAGTAGGAACCTACCGTGTAAGGAGTGTCTGGGCCTCTTTCCAGTTGGTCTCAGAGATGAGACCCTCTGCTGCATGTCCATAGTAAGTAATTTGGAATTATGTctatagatcccccccccccccttaatataAATCTTCATCGCCCCCCCGCTATAGAATCGGCATTTCTTTGAAAGTTTCAATTTCCTTAGGGAATAAGTCCCCCTTATCTACTCATTGTATCCAAAAGGGATTTTTCGGCAGCTGCCTACTTGATGGATAATATCCGATGAAAACACCATTTTGATGAATATCGGAGAGTGGTCCAATACGCTGCAGGGCGAGCAGTCTACATCTGAGACATAGCTGTGCAATACCCAAAATAGAACTGGCAGACCTCCGGATGTTTTACTAGCCAGTAATCATACCATCCAATCTCCTCCAGCTACTCAGCTAGGATGGTAGGGCTATCAGGGCTTGACTGTATCCCCCTGCCAAACCTATCCAGTCCTgggatcctggaatattaatccatatatcacagtcctgctgctactaacaagatactgattacacatctctccggggacaatacataacactggctgaagagcgcacagagcacagcagtgtgaggacaccacctcagtgcacgtagagaagctacaatcattGAATAGAAATCcatagatcacagtcctgctgctactaacaacatacacagaggtctgattacacatctcttcagggacagtacataacactggctgaagagcgcacagagcacagcagtgtgaggacaccacctccgtacacttggagaagctacaattattgaatagaaatccatatatcacagtcctgctgctacatacacagaggtctcTCTCTACATACACATCTCTGCCCACGGACAACCACTGTAGTGTCTGGATGTGACGACCACCTCTGTTTCCCCTATAGTCCCTCCACCTTTATTCCCGTGATTGCCCTTCTTCTCCCCGTAGCCTGCGTCTATAATGGGAAAACGTATTCCCACGGTGAAGTCTGGCATCCCGTCTTCCGGAATTTTGGAGCAATCCCTTGTATCCTGTGTACGTGCAAAGACGGGAACCAAGACTGTCAGCGGATCACCTGTCCGGAGGAATATTCCTGCGATTATCCGGAGAAAGTTGAAGGGAAGTGCTGCAAGGTCTGCCAGGGTAAGAACATATGTGTCAGTCTGTACTGCACTGCTGCCATTGTATTCATCAACCAGTTTGCCGGTCTATATTTATGTGTCTGCAGCTTCTATGCAGAACGATTTTTTttccatggcaacagactacaagcaaatctttatgtagtctgatcctgcagtcatCCCGCTGTTTCTTCCTTACCTATATTCGGTAGGTGATTGAGAATTAGAGGACATTAGAGAGAAGGCAGTGTGACTGTAGAGACCGATGACATGGCTCTGCACAGGGGCTGTGGACACGAAATGATGACGTTATTTGATTAATATAAAATATTAGCGGTAGCTCCCGGCGTTGTCcgcgatagtaaataactgctcttcgcTATAACAAAAAGAATGGGTTAacacaaaatattttatatgtatctatccatctctgACTGTTGTGACTGGTTCTGTCTATCTGtcactgattgtctctgtctatgactgtctctgtctttctctgactccggttgtctctgattgtctctgtctgttGCTGTCTCTGGTTCTagttttctctgtctgtctctgactatctctgtctttgTCCCTgattgtcactttgtctatggagagatttattggaagtgtctgagagcagaactgaattccccatggcaaccaatcaaagctcaaatttcattttcccacagctgtttattaaatgacatctgatctctgattggtttccatgggcaactagaacagttttacctcagacacttctgataaatctctccctatctctgtatccctctccatcttacctcacaactAAGCTGCAttatgctcattgcctatagtaaccaatcacagctcagagctcatattaatgacctgtggcagaaaagtaaccaatcacagctcagcttccacctgccacagcagcagcagacaatggctcctgtatatggtggttaataagtagattttggaaagtgtggggttaCAGCTcgggtctatgacgttccctgggtCACAGAGAACGacagtgcaaaatttggtgattgtaaatgcgatggtgcagattcctttagcacacacacatacatacacatatacacacatatacatacacatacatatacatacatacatacatacacatacatatatatatacacacacagctttatatattagatgtgtgTAGTGTAATATCCAATAGATGTAAGAACATCTTCTACTTCATCCCAGATGAGAAGGTGAAGCCCACGGCAGAGGTCATCTCCCCCCGGTGTGTGAAGAACCTCAACAAGATCCTGGTCTACATGTACATGTCCCCCAACTCCGCAAACCAGAAGGAGAACCTCCGAAAGATCGCCATCGAGAAGGAAGCGTCCGAGGACGTGGAGATTTATGTCTGGAAGATGGTGAAAGGTGAGAACCAAAACACAGGCCAAGCCGTCTACTCTTCACAGCTGGAGGTTTGTTACAACTCTTTCCATTCATCACCTCCGAAGTTGGGCTCAACCTCCATTAGCCCCTAGAGATTAGACCTTAGTAGCCCCCAATTTGTTTTGTCTTGTGCTTGACATCTCGGGTCCATCATTGGGTTAGACCAGGGGTGGGCAGTTAATTTTCCCATagggccacatgagaaattgtAATGGTTTTACTCCCCCATTCATTATGCCCACTTTTATAGTGCCCATTTTTTTGATACTCGCCTTTCTAGTCTCCCCAGTGCGGGGGTTGCCCTGGTCCTGCAGCGAGGTGACAAACCTAGTGACAGCCGCACTGTCCATAGTGGCCCCCTgcgctcctgctggccccacaatatCAGTCGCTGGGGATGTGACCGTGGTGTGCGGTCACGGGTAGCATGCCCAGGGTTAGAGCTTGGGCCCACCATAGGATCCTCTGATTCTATGGTGGGCCTGTCCGACACTGAGTAACCTAACATCATAATTCTAAGTCTGATGGAGTGTAATACTATCAGGACATACGTgctgctcatatatatatatttacctgaTGTAATCGCATGAACTGGATACACAGTAGCAAATTCTCCGCTGTGAAATATATTGGGGTTCCTATTGACTGAGAGCAAGCTGAAATATAGAAGATGGAGAGGGGTTGTAATGCAGAGTATGTTACAAAGTTGCTCAAGTTTCTATGTATCCATGTGACATTTCTCATTCtgtactgagttacatccagtattataccccagagctgcactcactattctgctgctggtgcagtcactgtgtacatacatgacattacttatcctgtactgatcctgagttacctcgtgtattacactccagtgctgcactaactattctgctgctggtgcagtcactgtgtacatacatgacattacttatcctgtactgatcctgagttacatcctgtattatactccagagctgcactcactattctgctgctggtgcagtcactgtgtacatacatgacattacttatcctgtactgatcctgagttacatcctgtattatactccagagctgcactcactattctgctgctggtgcagtcactgtgtacatacatgacattacttatcctgtactgatcctgagttacatcctgtattatactccagagctgcactcactattctgctgctggtgcagtcactgtgtacatacatgacattacttatcctgtactgatcctgagttacatcctgtattataccccagagctgcactaactattctgctgctggtgcagtcactgtgtacatacatgacattacttatcctgtactgaccctgagttacatcctgtattataccccagagctgcactcactattctgctgctggtgcagtcactgtgtacatacatgacattacttatcctgtactgatcctgagttacatcctgtagatcttttattttatataaaagtaaaaaacataacaatacaaacaaaacataatatacaatatatacaatcttacctgctggtccagccacattcactcctagcaaaacaataacttacaatacaccgaaatgaataacaccaaataccacaacccccacccaaccgattatcacatcctcaaccaaatcaataaacaataagacaagccacacccacaaataaacataaatgactataaatatacataaacccaccccacaccctctaataacaaaccaccccactcagatcacatcccacacccgttttttttttttttttttttttttaaatatataatacataatacacacaacactacactaaactagatccctcgcccgcaccctccccttccccccagacactggtctaacgtccaaagtttgcgttaagtagtccagaccagtgcccagggtcgttcataagtcccaccaccatcacccccctcccaacctaacgctatgtcccaaaccccactatatacaatatatacaatatatacagtatttacaacacaacataaagaaaacagaatacaaataaaatctaaacaacttcaatcaaaaccacataaagcccaggttcggcgcctgcaagccgctacatcactataacctcagaacacaaaacaaaaatctacagtgcagcatcagcccaacaccaggagaggagatgacagactaagggacactaaaggagaaccccctccaaaggagagaggccctccccgtgcccagcctctcatactccagagagcgcaccatcaccaggtcacccagaatgttcctaaccacctcatccaccgggaggattttacgctgcgtcgatactaaacaccgtgcgttccacatgtggtacctgaccactaggctgactagaaataacgtgcagcggtcccggccacccaggcctctgaatgctccataggcccactccgcataggagagaccggccaacccgggccaatggatggaagcgcccacccggttgtacacctctgtgttaaaggggcactgaagcaggaagtggtccatgctctccagcaggccaccgcactcctcccggggacaacccctttcctcagagctcctacacttcagattgtccctcacacacagctttccatggaagcagcgccaagccaagtcccaaaacttcaaggggatccggatagaattcaataaactcaaacccacccccagatcccgacttgggcaatccctgagggccagaggcttctggaaatgggtcaacagaaccctcttgtcaaggactttcctcgacatggtcctgatctcccacattcccagaccccaccggcgaatcaccttcagaaccggggtagcgtaagccggaagatgcccatgcggtgtacggagatccttcactcgccctcctgtctcccattcctggaagaaaggccgaaaccatcccctacaggagtatacccacggaggagccctctctttccagaggtttgctacattgatcttaagaaaggtattcactaggaacaccacagggttgaccatacacaaccctccttgtctcctcgtgcggtaagtaacctccctcttgattaggttcagcctattcccccataacagctggaagaacagactgtacacccgagtccagaggggttctggcaacatgcacacactgcccagataaatcagcaacgggagcaggtaagttttgatcagattaaccctttctctgagggtcaaagaccaacccttccactggtccaccttctgagcggcgatcttaagcctgccgtcccagttttgcatggggtaatccccctggccgaattcgatgccgagaactttggcggagtcctgggaccctggaagagtgtccgggagatcaaagcctggatccccctctcccagccagagactctcacacttatcccggttgatcttggacccagaaacctctgagtagcggtcaacctctgacatcacccattgcgcctcccctcccgaggacacgaaaacagtgacatcatcagcatacgctaccacccttagagtggcttccggtgctgcccgatccatcccgactcccaccaacggcccacgatcaaccctcctaaggaatgggtcaatcgcgaacacgtataaaagtgggctcagaggacaaccctggcgaacaccagacccgacctcaaaagagcggccaatccaaccgttcacaagcgggaaactctctgcccctgcgtacaaaactttcagccaattgacaaactccccaggcaggccatacctcagaaggacagaccagaggtactcgtggttaacccgatcaaacgcttttgcctgatccaaggacagcaagtaccccttccagttaccagccctgccctgctccactgcctcccgaacacaaagcacagcactaaatgtactgcggcctggaacagagcagtgctgggtccccgaaaggagccggggcgcaaactgcaccagccgattaaacagcacctttgccaaaacctttctgtccgtattgagaagcgctatgggacgccagttctcaatacgagatcggtccttaccctttgacaggatgatcagggcagacctcctcattgacttcggcagagcgcccgaggaaagacactcattgaatacctcagtcaagaggggaaccaaggcgtccttaaaggtcttataaaactcagatgttaagccatccgggcctggcgatttcttgagggcgagcccttcaatcgcccggctgacttcctcttccctgatcatctctgtcaaaacatcaagagaggggtctactcctggctcagggacagtttcagccaggaaagccgacatcacatcccgatctagatccttcctgcccaagaggtgcgagtagaaggatctgacgacctccaggatccctgatctggaccttttcagggatcccgtactgtcaaccagtcccgtgacaactttaccattcactgacatcttgcagtttctgtaagggtcgggcgagcggtatttcccgtaatccctctcaaaaaccaaagatgcgtgtctatcgtactgacacctcttcagcaaggatttcactctggagatgtcctcacgactacccccagtcgagacgagatgctcgagtttcctcctcaggccctgatacaggcggtacctgtccaggctcctgaggctcgagagctggcggaagaatctcgccacccttttcttgagcatctcccaccactctgacttactgctacaaaggcccagcaatggtacctggctctgaagaaagtcctcaaaggattgtctgatctctgcttcctccaggagagatgaattgagcttccagtagcctcttcccatccggggggtctctgtaacattcagagaaaacaaaattaaacagtggtcggagaactccacctcaacaacggacactgctgaagagatggcttcctcctttaaataaaacctgtctattctagacctgcagctacccctataataggtgaaccccgcgtggcctggggtgtgccggatgtggacatccaccaggcgagcctcactagctatgctattaagagcgacgctatcataagtcagcttgtctctggaacctcccctatcctgggacctcgtgacagcattgaagtcccctccaaagaccacctgccgacttgtaaaaaggtagggcttgatcctcataaagagacacttcctgtcccacttggactggggaccatagatgttaattaggcgaagttcttgtcccttcatgaggacatccaggatcaggcacctccccatttctaactcaataactcgtcggcattctaccggtgcggtaaaaagtaccgccactccgctatacggctcggccgcaagagaccaataggaaggcccgtgtctccattccctcttagctttaaacacggccgccaaatctggcagcctggtctcctgcaaaaataaaatgtcggcttcaacacggccaagaaaatcaaaggccgcaaatctagccgcatcagacttaatgctggcgacattaatggacgccagcgtcaacggagtgggtgccgccatcatgagt includes:
- the CHRDL2 gene encoding chordin-like protein 2 — protein: MTPAARELALILGALTLICVTRSTPARARARPDMFCLFHGKKYNPGESWHPHLEPQGIVYCIRCTCEGGTVGCYRIKCPVLPCVHTVTDPQQCCPRCVEPHSPSGLRAPPKVCQHNGTTYQQGEMFTTQELFPSRQSNQCVQCSCSDGQIYCGLVTCPELVCSSPLTVPDSCCPVCRDGSYDRSLEEEPLQLHRGVRHSQDQCLSELLSKKTLGATESTIVSSSLGFNPRSFKQKGGGGGTTVKILMKEKHKKACVYNGKTYSHGEVWHPVFRNFGAIPCILCTCKDGNQDCQRITCPEEYSCDYPEKVEGKCCKVCQDEKVKPTAEVISPRCVKNLNKILVYMYMSPNSANQKENLRKIAIEKEASEDVEIYVWKMVKGIFHLIQIKKVAKQDFKQEAEHFRLVTRTSEGQWNIFRPQPPDLNMTEVTELQTRTL